A region from the Brachyspira hampsonii genome encodes:
- a CDS encoding MetQ/NlpA family ABC transporter substrate-binding protein, which yields MKYLLNFFLLINIISCEDSNTEVVKVGHIGEFDYDIWMQIDEELKIENARLELIYFEDYDILNKTLDDGDIDLNSFQNYIYFVNETNKYNYDLYVMGRTFVAPMNIYSKFLTNINQISSNAKIAVPDDEVNLSRALQILRAANIINLERSDKKFYKIYNITENNLNIQFIPMDANIIYYNLDKLDAAVINYGFISGHTDYKIIYYDDVSKYSHRGMMSYANLIVCREKDKDYNLYKFITESYRQKMRKKIEGNILNGFIMID from the coding sequence ATGAAATATTTATTAAATTTTTTTTTATTAATAAATATAATTTCCTGTGAAGATTCTAATACTGAAGTTGTAAAAGTAGGTCATATTGGTGAATTTGATTATGATATATGGATGCAAATAGATGAAGAGTTAAAGATAGAGAATGCTAGATTGGAACTTATATATTTTGAAGATTATGATATTTTGAATAAGACGTTGGATGATGGCGATATAGATTTGAATTCTTTTCAAAATTATATTTATTTTGTTAATGAAACTAATAAATATAATTATGATCTTTATGTTATGGGAAGGACTTTTGTTGCTCCTATGAATATATATTCAAAGTTTCTTACAAATATAAATCAAATATCATCGAATGCTAAAATAGCTGTTCCTGATGATGAAGTAAATTTATCAAGAGCATTGCAGATATTAAGAGCGGCAAATATTATTAATCTTGAAAGGTCTGATAAAAAATTTTATAAAATATATAATATTACAGAAAATAATTTAAATATTCAATTTATTCCTATGGATGCAAATATCATTTATTATAATCTGGATAAATTAGATGCGGCAGTCATAAATTATGGTTTTATTTCAGGTCATACAGATTATAAAATTATATATTATGATGATGTATCTAAATATTCACATCGCGGTATGATGTCTTATGCCAATTTGATTGTATGCCGGGAAAAAGATAAAGATTATAATCTTTACAAGTTTATAACAGAAAGCTACAGGCAGAAAATGAGAAAAAAGATAGAAGGAAATATATTAAATGGTTTTATTATGATTGATTAA
- a CDS encoding MetQ/NlpA family ABC transporter substrate-binding protein has protein sequence MKKIILLFTFIFSFSCSNADKNANIVKVGYIGESDKVIWQEVMKKVSNDNIEIELISYIDYFSPNKDLNEGKIDLNNFQHYAFFNQELEDKGYELTAIADTCIAAMNIYSYNITNINQIKEYDKIAIPDDDSNRGRALKVLEAAGIIKLKYIYKQNPTINDIEENKLYLDIIEVNAANIYSLLPDIACAVINSNFALSFGLDPYTDSIFKDNPSNYADKNYVNIIAVRTKDKDSEIYKKIVKAYQSDEVKEIYNKNFNGIYIAVW, from the coding sequence ATGAAAAAAATAATTTTACTTTTTACTTTTATATTTTCTTTTTCATGTTCTAATGCAGATAAGAATGCTAATATTGTAAAAGTGGGATATATAGGAGAATCTGATAAAGTTATTTGGCAGGAGGTTATGAAAAAAGTTTCTAATGATAATATAGAAATAGAATTAATTTCTTATATTGATTACTTTTCTCCTAATAAAGACTTGAATGAAGGAAAAATTGATTTAAATAATTTTCAGCATTATGCTTTTTTTAATCAGGAGTTAGAAGATAAAGGATATGAATTGACTGCTATAGCGGATACATGTATTGCCGCTATGAATATATATTCCTATAATATAACAAATATTAATCAGATTAAGGAATATGATAAAATAGCTATACCAGATGATGATTCTAATAGAGGCAGAGCTTTAAAAGTATTAGAAGCAGCTGGTATTATAAAATTAAAATATATATACAAGCAGAATCCTACTATAAATGATATAGAAGAAAATAAATTATATTTGGATATAATTGAAGTTAATGCTGCAAATATATATAGTTTGCTTCCGGATATAGCATGTGCTGTTATTAACAGTAATTTTGCTTTAAGTTTCGGACTTGATCCTTATACGGACTCTATATTTAAAGATAATCCTAGCAACTATGCAGATAAAAATTATGTAAATATTATAGCTGTAAGGACAAAAGATAAAGATAGTGAAATATATAAAAAAATAGTAAAAGCATATCAGTCTGATGAAGTTAAAGAGATATACAATAAAAATTTTAACGGCATATATATAGCAGTTTGGTGA
- a CDS encoding L-lactate dehydrogenase, protein MNNIKRRKAVLIGAGHVGSHAGYALASQGLVEEIVYIDIDEKKAFSQALDIFDASVYLPHRVEVKAGNYKDIDDADIMVVCAGPLPNINQTRMDTLGSTIEVMKDVISNIKTTKFSGIIINISNPADVITHYLQNKLNYDPKRIISTSTTLDSARLRRAISEAINVDQKSIYAYALGEHGESQMVAWSAVTIAGKPLFELMKEKEKYSGLDLKELANKGRRGGWDVLEGKGSTEFGIGTALAEVSRAILCDEHRVLPVSVYLNGEYGQNDVYASVPAVLGRNGVEEIIELKMNDEEKKLFSESCSVMKKNYELALNM, encoded by the coding sequence ATGAATAATATAAAAAGAAGAAAAGCTGTATTAATAGGGGCAGGACATGTGGGTTCTCATGCCGGATATGCATTAGCTTCTCAGGGTTTAGTTGAAGAAATAGTTTATATTGATATAGATGAGAAAAAAGCATTTTCTCAGGCTTTGGATATATTTGATGCTTCTGTTTACCTGCCTCATAGAGTAGAAGTTAAAGCAGGAAATTACAAAGATATTGATGATGCTGATATAATGGTGGTATGTGCAGGTCCATTGCCTAATATTAATCAGACTAGAATGGATACTTTAGGCTCTACTATAGAAGTTATGAAAGATGTAATAAGCAATATAAAAACTACTAAGTTTTCAGGAATAATTATAAATATATCTAATCCCGCCGATGTTATTACTCATTATTTGCAAAACAAATTAAATTATGATCCTAAGAGAATAATATCTACAAGCACAACATTAGATTCTGCAAGATTAAGAAGGGCTATATCAGAGGCAATTAATGTTGATCAAAAATCTATATATGCTTATGCTTTAGGGGAGCATGGAGAAAGCCAAATGGTTGCATGGTCGGCTGTAACTATAGCAGGAAAGCCTTTATTTGAGCTTATGAAGGAAAAAGAAAAATATTCAGGTCTTGATTTGAAAGAATTAGCTAATAAAGGAAGAAGAGGCGGATGGGATGTTTTAGAAGGTAAAGGATCTACAGAGTTTGGAATAGGTACTGCTTTAGCTGAAGTTTCTCGTGCTATACTTTGCGATGAACATAGGGTTCTTCCTGTTTCGGTATATTTAAATGGAGAATACGGACAAAATGATGTTTATGCTTCTGTTCCTGCAGTGCTTGGAAGAAACGGAGTTGAGGAGATAATTGAACTTAAAATGAATGATGAAGAGAAAAAATTATTTTCTGAATCATGCAGTGTTATGAAAAAAAATTATGAGTTGGCTTTGAATATGTAA
- a CDS encoding methionine ABC transporter permease, which yields MLDMMNNLMPNVMADLPRLYQSIIQTFVMLFYSGIISFFAGGFLGVLLIVTKRFGIMENILVYEILSKLINFFRAIPFIILLAMLVPLTRFIMGTAIGVKGAIIPLIFGTVPFFARQIESALAEVNPGLVEAAQSMGSSPIAIIFRVYLKESIAPIARGTTITAISLIGLTAMAGAVGAGGLGTYAIQSGYYRNKLDIIYVSVILLVILVGIIQAVGNFIVKKATH from the coding sequence ATGCTAGATATGATGAATAATTTAATGCCTAATGTTATGGCAGATTTACCTAGACTTTATCAAAGCATAATACAAACATTTGTGATGCTTTTTTATTCGGGTATAATATCATTTTTTGCTGGCGGTTTTTTAGGCGTACTTTTAATAGTTACTAAAAGATTCGGAATAATGGAGAATATATTAGTATATGAGATTCTTAGTAAATTAATTAACTTTTTCAGAGCTATACCATTTATAATACTTCTTGCAATGCTTGTGCCTCTTACAAGATTTATAATGGGTACTGCTATAGGTGTAAAAGGGGCTATTATACCTTTAATATTCGGAACAGTACCTTTCTTTGCAAGACAGATAGAAAGTGCTTTAGCAGAAGTGAATCCGGGTTTGGTAGAAGCGGCACAGTCTATGGGGTCATCTCCTATAGCAATTATTTTTAGAGTATATTTAAAAGAAAGTATAGCTCCTATAGCAAGAGGTACTACTATAACTGCAATTAGTTTAATAGGGCTTACTGCTATGGCTGGAGCTGTAGGGGCCGGCGGACTTGGAACTTATGCTATACAGTCTGGATACTATAGAAATAAATTAGATATTATATATGTGTCTGTAATACTTCTTGTAATACTTGTAGGTATTATACAGGCTGTAGGAAATTTCATTGTAAAAAAAGCTACACATTAA
- a CDS encoding methionine ABC transporter ATP-binding protein encodes MIVLENVSKVFKTAKNKQLNAVNNVSLKINKGEIYGIIGFSGAGKSTLVRCINLLERPTSGKVYVDEEELTSLKPKELREKRKKMGMIFQQFNLFSSRTVFKNVAYPLRYRGLSKEEIEKKVMSLLELVDIKEKANVYPSQLSGGQKQRVAIARALANDPQILLCDEATSALDPQTTSSILKLLKKLNEDLGITIVVITHEMNVVKELCHRVAVMNKGTLIEEGDIFEVFSHPKNQITQEFIDTTSNLSKIYTLVEEKDKITNIKAGECIVRLKYKRDSVGEALVSHVSRKFNVDVNIIFGNVELIDDSLLGGLVVILHEKEKGGITNTIKFFQEQNVDAEVIKDARYDE; translated from the coding sequence ATGATAGTTTTGGAAAATGTCAGTAAGGTATTTAAAACAGCCAAAAATAAACAGCTTAATGCAGTTAATAATGTATCTTTAAAAATAAATAAAGGTGAGATATACGGAATAATAGGTTTTTCAGGAGCTGGAAAATCAACTTTAGTAAGATGCATAAACTTATTAGAAAGACCTACATCAGGAAAAGTATATGTAGATGAAGAGGAATTAACATCTTTAAAACCCAAAGAACTTAGAGAAAAAAGAAAAAAAATGGGTATGATATTTCAGCAGTTTAATTTGTTTAGTTCAAGAACAGTATTTAAAAATGTTGCATATCCTTTAAGATACAGAGGGCTTTCAAAAGAAGAAATAGAAAAAAAAGTTATGTCTTTGCTTGAGCTTGTAGATATAAAAGAAAAGGCTAATGTTTATCCTTCGCAATTAAGCGGCGGACAAAAACAAAGAGTTGCAATTGCAAGAGCTTTAGCCAATGATCCTCAGATACTTTTATGCGATGAGGCAACTAGTGCTTTGGATCCGCAGACAACTTCTTCTATATTAAAATTATTAAAAAAGTTAAATGAAGATTTAGGAATTACTATAGTTGTAATAACGCATGAAATGAATGTAGTTAAGGAACTTTGTCATAGAGTTGCTGTTATGAATAAGGGTACTTTAATCGAAGAAGGAGATATATTTGAAGTATTTTCTCATCCAAAAAATCAAATTACGCAGGAGTTTATAGATACTACTTCAAATCTTTCAAAAATATATACACTTGTTGAAGAAAAGGATAAGATTACAAATATTAAAGCTGGCGAATGTATAGTAAGATTAAAATACAAAAGAGATAGTGTGGGAGAGGCTTTAGTTTCTCATGTATCCAGAAAATTTAATGTGGATGTTAATATCATATTTGGGAATGTAGAGCTTATAGATGATAGTTTGCTTGGAGGATTAGTAGTTATACTTCATGAAAAAGAAAAAGGCGGAATAACTAATACTATAAAGTTCTTTCAAGAGCAAAATGTTGATGCGGAGGTAATAAAAGATGCTAGATATGATGAATAA
- a CDS encoding heavy metal translocating P-type ATPase — MKMTLKIGGMHCAACSRAVERALKKTEGIEDANVNIATEKAVFNYDEKKLKYDDIVNVVVKAGYQVVGKEEDPAERKAREIKEQKIRLIVSAVFSIPLFYISMAPMVSIVKFPIPSFLVHHINPQVFSIVAILLCVPVMISGYKFYTLGYPALFRGSPNMDSLVAIGTTAAFVYSVYSSILAFMGLNPHGENLYYESAAVIITLVQFGKYLEARSKGKTGEAIKKLMGLQPKTATIIKDGEEKEIKISEVKVDDIVLVRPGEKIPVDGEIIEGYSSVDESMLTGESIPVEKSVGDKVVGASINKTGSFKFKAQKVGADTALAQIIKLVEDAQGSKAPIAHIADVVSSYFVPAVITIALISAVIWFIALHNFVFSLTVFVSVLVIACPCALGLATPTAIMVGTGKGAELGILFKNAEALEVSQKINAVMFDKTGTLTEGKPYVTDIISDDKDKLLLIAASAENGSEHPLGEAIVREAKEKNIKLLDIENFKAIAGFGIEVSIDNKKVLMGNDKLMNKENINTESYHSYMESLSKEGKTPMYVAYDNKLLGVIACADKLKKESIDAIRRLHKLGIKTAMITGDNKNTANSVAKEAGIDIVFAEVLPEEKSKEVKKLQDEGNIAAMVGDGINDAPALTQANVGIAIGSGTDVAIESADIVLVKSNTNDVVTAIELSKATMRDIKQNLFWAFCYNVIGIPIAAGVLHVFREPLIASSIGDFLVAIMGKDLLLNPIFAALAMSLSSVSVVTNALRLNFFKPSK, encoded by the coding sequence ATGAAAATGACTTTAAAAATAGGAGGCATGCACTGTGCTGCTTGTTCTAGGGCAGTAGAGAGAGCATTAAAAAAGACTGAAGGCATTGAAGATGCTAATGTTAATATAGCTACAGAAAAAGCTGTATTTAATTACGATGAAAAAAAACTAAAGTATGATGATATAGTAAATGTAGTAGTAAAGGCCGGATATCAGGTAGTAGGCAAGGAGGAAGACCCTGCCGAGAGAAAGGCAAGAGAGATAAAAGAGCAGAAAATAAGATTAATAGTATCAGCAGTATTTTCCATACCTCTTTTTTATATATCTATGGCACCTATGGTTAGTATAGTAAAGTTTCCAATACCTAGTTTTTTGGTTCATCATATAAACCCTCAGGTCTTTTCTATAGTAGCTATACTTTTATGCGTACCTGTTATGATATCAGGCTATAAGTTTTATACATTAGGTTATCCTGCACTTTTCAGAGGCTCGCCTAATATGGACTCGCTTGTAGCAATAGGTACAACTGCGGCATTTGTTTATAGTGTATATTCTAGTATTTTGGCATTTATGGGGCTTAATCCTCATGGTGAAAATCTTTATTATGAATCAGCTGCTGTTATAATTACTTTAGTACAGTTTGGTAAATATTTGGAGGCAAGAAGCAAAGGAAAAACTGGAGAGGCTATAAAAAAACTTATGGGACTTCAGCCAAAAACAGCCACTATAATAAAAGACGGTGAAGAGAAAGAGATAAAAATTTCGGAAGTAAAAGTTGATGATATAGTTTTGGTACGCCCGGGTGAGAAGATACCTGTTGACGGAGAGATTATAGAAGGATACAGCAGTGTAGATGAATCAATGCTTACAGGAGAGAGCATACCTGTTGAAAAAAGTGTTGGTGATAAGGTGGTTGGTGCTTCAATTAATAAGACTGGAAGTTTTAAGTTTAAGGCTCAGAAAGTGGGTGCTGATACGGCATTAGCTCAGATTATAAAACTTGTAGAAGATGCACAAGGCTCAAAAGCTCCTATAGCACATATTGCTGATGTTGTATCTTCGTATTTTGTACCTGCTGTTATTACTATAGCTTTGATATCAGCTGTTATATGGTTTATAGCTTTGCATAATTTTGTATTTTCTTTAACCGTATTTGTTTCTGTACTGGTTATCGCTTGTCCTTGTGCTTTGGGGCTTGCTACTCCTACTGCTATAATGGTTGGTACTGGAAAAGGTGCTGAGCTTGGAATACTTTTTAAAAATGCTGAGGCGTTGGAAGTATCTCAAAAAATAAATGCTGTAATGTTTGATAAAACAGGCACTCTAACAGAGGGCAAACCTTATGTTACTGATATTATTTCTGATGATAAAGATAAACTTCTTTTAATAGCGGCAAGTGCTGAAAACGGAAGCGAACACCCATTAGGGGAGGCCATAGTAAGAGAGGCTAAAGAAAAAAATATTAAACTCCTTGATATAGAAAATTTTAAAGCTATAGCAGGTTTTGGTATAGAAGTATCCATTGATAATAAAAAAGTATTAATGGGTAATGATAAACTTATGAATAAAGAAAATATTAATACAGAGAGTTATCATTCATATATGGAAAGCCTTTCAAAAGAGGGCAAAACTCCTATGTATGTTGCCTATGATAATAAACTTTTAGGTGTTATAGCTTGTGCTGATAAATTAAAAAAAGAAAGCATTGATGCTATAAGAAGACTTCATAAATTGGGTATAAAAACTGCCATGATAACAGGAGACAATAAAAATACAGCTAATTCGGTTGCAAAAGAAGCAGGTATTGATATAGTATTTGCCGAAGTTCTACCAGAAGAGAAATCAAAAGAAGTAAAAAAACTTCAGGACGAAGGAAATATTGCTGCTATGGTAGGAGATGGTATAAATGATGCTCCAGCTTTAACTCAGGCTAATGTGGGCATTGCTATAGGAAGCGGTACTGATGTTGCGATAGAGAGTGCTGATATAGTATTGGTAAAATCAAACACCAATGATGTAGTAACTGCAATAGAATTAAGTAAAGCTACTATGAGAGATATTAAACAGAATCTTTTTTGGGCTTTTTGCTACAATGTTATAGGCATACCAATAGCCGCAGGAGTTTTGCATGTATTTAGAGAGCCTTTAATAGCTTCTTCTATAGGAGATTTTTTAGTTGCTATTATGGGTAAGGATTTACTTTTGAATCCTATATTTGCTGCTCTTGCCATGAGTTTAAGCTCTGTGTCAGTAGTTACTAATGCTTTAAGACTTAACTTTTTTAAACCAAGCAAATAG
- a CDS encoding UDP-glucuronic acid decarboxylase family protein gives MKRIIVTGGAGFLGSHLCERLLNEGNYVISIDNFFTGSKENIKHLLDNKNFESIRHDITEPIHIECDEIYNFACPASPIHYQRNPIHTFKTSVLGILNMLNLARDCNARILQASTSEVYGDPLEHPQRETYWGHVNPNGIRSCYDEGKRGAETLMMDYYREYKTDIKIIRIFNTYGPRMNEYDGRVVSNFIMQALQNIPITVYGNGSQTRSFCYCDDLIDGAVKMMNADNFIGPVNLGNPAEMTVLEFAQKIIEMTNSKSEIVFKDLPKDDPIKRQPNITLAKEKLNWKPEYKLEDGLKKTIEYFDNYLKNK, from the coding sequence ATGAAAAGAATTATTGTAACAGGCGGAGCTGGATTTTTGGGCTCTCATTTATGTGAAAGATTATTAAATGAAGGAAACTATGTAATATCTATAGATAATTTTTTTACAGGCAGTAAAGAAAATATTAAACATTTATTAGATAATAAAAATTTTGAAAGTATAAGACATGATATAACAGAACCTATACATATAGAATGCGATGAGATTTATAATTTTGCATGTCCCGCTTCTCCAATACATTATCAAAGAAATCCCATACATACTTTTAAAACAAGTGTTTTAGGCATACTTAATATGCTTAATTTAGCAAGAGATTGCAATGCCAGAATACTTCAAGCTTCAACTAGTGAGGTATACGGCGATCCTTTAGAGCATCCTCAAAGAGAAACTTATTGGGGACATGTTAATCCCAATGGTATAAGAAGCTGCTATGATGAGGGCAAAAGAGGAGCTGAAACTTTGATGATGGATTATTACAGGGAGTATAAAACCGATATAAAGATAATAAGAATATTTAATACTTATGGTCCTAGAATGAATGAATATGACGGCAGAGTGGTTTCAAATTTTATTATGCAGGCACTTCAGAATATACCTATAACAGTTTATGGAAACGGAAGCCAAACCAGAAGTTTCTGTTATTGTGATGATTTAATAGACGGTGCTGTAAAAATGATGAATGCAGACAATTTTATAGGACCTGTAAATTTAGGAAATCCTGCTGAAATGACTGTTTTAGAATTTGCTCAAAAAATTATAGAAATGACAAATTCAAAATCCGAAATAGTTTTTAAAGATCTTCCTAAAGATGATCCAATAAAAAGACAGCCTAATATAACATTAGCTAAAGAAAAACTTAATTGGAAGCCTGAATACAAATTGGAAGACGGTTTGAAAAAGACTATAGAATATTTTGATAATTATTTAAAAAACAAATAA